Proteins found in one Bacillus subtilis subsp. subtilis str. 168 genomic segment:
- the garD gene encoding D-galactarate dehydratase (Evidence 2a: Function from experimental evidences in other organisms; PubMedId: 9772162; Product type e : enzyme), translating into MAMNLRKNQAPLYIKVHEIDNTAIIVNDGGLPKGTVFSCGLVLEEDVPQGHKVALTDLNQGDEIVRYGEVIGFADETIKRGSWIREALVRMPAPPALDDLPLANRVPQPRPPLEGYTFEGYRNADGSAGTKNILGITTSVQCVVGVLDYAVKRIKEELLPKYPNVDDVVPLHHQYGCGVAINAPDAVIPIRTIQNLAKHPNFGGEVMVIGLGCEKLLPERIASENDDDILSLQDHRGFAAMIQSILEMAEERLIRLNSRTRVSCPVSDLVIGLQCGGSDAFSGVTANPAVGYAADLLVRAGATVLFSEVTEVRDAIHLLTPRAVSEEVGQSLIKEMKWYDSYLRRGDADRSANPSPGNKKGGLSNVVEKALGSVAKSGTSPISGVLGPGERAKQKGLLFAATPASDFVCGTLQLAAGMNLQVFTTGRGTPYGLAAAPVLKVSTRHSLSEHWADLIDINAGRIATGEASIEDVGWEIFRTILDVASGRKQTWADRWGLHNDLCLFNPAPVT; encoded by the coding sequence ATGGCGATGAACCTCAGGAAGAACCAAGCCCCCCTTTACATCAAAGTGCATGAAATAGATAACACCGCGATTATTGTAAATGATGGAGGGCTGCCAAAGGGCACTGTTTTCTCATGCGGGCTCGTACTTGAAGAGGATGTTCCTCAAGGCCATAAGGTGGCCCTCACCGATCTCAATCAAGGGGACGAGATCGTGCGTTACGGAGAGGTGATCGGATTTGCTGATGAGACGATCAAACGCGGGAGCTGGATACGGGAAGCCCTCGTGAGAATGCCCGCTCCTCCGGCGTTAGACGATCTTCCTCTCGCAAACAGGGTGCCGCAGCCGCGGCCCCCACTTGAAGGATATACATTTGAAGGATACCGAAATGCGGATGGCAGTGCGGGGACAAAAAATATCCTCGGCATCACGACAAGTGTTCAATGTGTTGTTGGCGTTTTGGATTATGCAGTCAAACGAATAAAAGAAGAGCTGCTGCCGAAATACCCAAATGTCGATGACGTTGTGCCGCTGCATCATCAATACGGATGCGGCGTGGCGATCAATGCGCCCGACGCTGTCATTCCGATCCGCACGATTCAAAATCTTGCGAAGCATCCGAACTTCGGCGGTGAAGTAATGGTAATCGGATTGGGATGTGAAAAGCTCCTCCCGGAAAGAATTGCCTCCGAAAATGATGATGACATTCTATCGCTCCAGGATCACCGAGGTTTTGCGGCGATGATCCAATCCATTTTGGAAATGGCGGAGGAACGGTTAATCAGGCTGAACAGCAGAACCCGGGTGTCATGCCCTGTTTCGGATCTGGTTATCGGCCTGCAATGCGGCGGCAGTGATGCGTTTTCCGGCGTGACGGCGAACCCTGCCGTGGGGTATGCGGCTGATTTATTGGTTCGCGCAGGTGCAACGGTTTTGTTTTCTGAAGTGACAGAGGTGCGGGATGCCATTCATTTATTAACGCCGCGGGCTGTCAGTGAAGAGGTCGGACAATCGCTGATCAAAGAGATGAAGTGGTATGACAGCTATCTTCGGCGGGGAGACGCAGACCGTAGCGCAAACCCGTCACCAGGCAATAAAAAAGGCGGATTATCCAATGTGGTGGAAAAAGCGTTAGGTTCGGTAGCGAAATCAGGCACAAGCCCCATCTCCGGCGTGCTCGGCCCTGGTGAAAGAGCAAAGCAAAAAGGCCTGCTGTTCGCGGCGACACCGGCAAGCGATTTTGTGTGCGGCACCCTGCAGCTGGCTGCGGGCATGAATTTGCAGGTGTTTACGACAGGGAGAGGAACACCATATGGCCTGGCTGCTGCGCCGGTTCTGAAAGTATCGACGCGGCATTCCTTATCAGAGCATTGGGCTGATTTAATCGATATCAATGCCGGCCGAATCGCGACAGGAGAGGCCAGTATCGAAGACGTAGGCTGGGAAATCTTCAGGACGATTTTGGATGTGGCAAGCGGCCGCAAACAAACGTGGGCAGACCGTTGGGGTCTTCATAATGATTTGTGCTTGTTTAATCCTGCTCCAGTGACTTGA
- the gucD gene encoding 2,5-dioxovalerate dehydrogenase (alpha-ketoglutaric semialdehyde dehydrogenase) (Evidence 2a: Function from experimental evidences in other organisms; PubMedId: 12044674, 17202142; Product type e: enzyme), which translates to MSVITEQNTYLNFINGEWVKSQSGDMVKVENPADVNDIVGYVQNSTAEDVERAVTAANEAKTAWRKLTGAERGQYLYKTADIMEQRLEEIAACATREMGKTLPEAKGETARGIAILRYYAGEGMRKTGDVIPSTDKDALMFTTRVPLGVVGVISPWNFPVAIPIWKMAPALVYGNTVVIKPATETAVTCAKIIACFEEAGLPAGVINLVTGPGSVVGQGLAEHDGVNAVTFTGSNQVGKIIGQAALARGAKYQLEMGGKNPVIVADDADLEAAAEAVITGAFRSTGQKCTATSRVIVQSGIYERFKEKLLQRTKDITIGDSLKEDVWMGPIASKNQLDNCLSYIEKGKQEGASLLIGGEKLENGKYQNGYYVQPAIFDNVTSEMTIAQEEIFGPVIALIKVDSIEEALNIANDVKFGLSASIFTENIGRMLSFIDEIDAGLVRINAESAGVELQAPFGGMKQSSSHSREQGEAAKDFFTAIKTVFVKP; encoded by the coding sequence ATGTCTGTGATCACGGAACAAAACACGTACCTCAACTTTATTAACGGAGAGTGGGTTAAGTCTCAATCAGGCGATATGGTCAAAGTCGAAAACCCTGCCGATGTGAATGATATTGTCGGATATGTACAGAATTCAACGGCTGAAGATGTGGAACGTGCCGTCACCGCCGCCAATGAAGCCAAAACGGCTTGGAGAAAGCTGACGGGTGCCGAGCGCGGCCAATACTTATACAAAACAGCGGATATCATGGAGCAGCGCTTGGAGGAAATCGCCGCCTGTGCAACGCGTGAAATGGGTAAAACATTGCCGGAAGCGAAGGGAGAAACAGCCCGGGGGATTGCCATTCTGCGCTATTACGCCGGAGAGGGCATGCGAAAAACGGGTGACGTCATTCCGTCTACTGACAAAGACGCGCTCATGTTTACCACCCGTGTTCCGCTCGGTGTGGTCGGTGTGATTTCTCCGTGGAACTTCCCAGTGGCGATTCCGATTTGGAAAATGGCGCCGGCATTGGTATACGGCAATACCGTTGTCATCAAACCGGCGACAGAAACAGCTGTGACATGCGCGAAGATCATTGCCTGCTTTGAGGAAGCGGGGCTCCCGGCAGGGGTCATCAATTTGGTGACAGGCCCGGGTTCTGTTGTCGGGCAGGGGCTTGCTGAGCATGACGGTGTAAACGCCGTTACGTTTACCGGTTCAAATCAAGTCGGAAAAATCATCGGGCAAGCCGCTTTAGCGAGGGGAGCCAAATATCAGCTTGAGATGGGCGGCAAAAACCCTGTCATCGTAGCTGATGACGCTGACCTTGAAGCTGCGGCAGAAGCTGTCATAACGGGGGCCTTCCGTTCAACCGGCCAGAAATGCACCGCGACAAGCCGTGTCATCGTACAAAGCGGAATTTACGAGCGCTTTAAAGAAAAACTGCTCCAGCGCACAAAAGATATTACAATCGGAGACAGCTTAAAAGAGGATGTCTGGATGGGACCGATAGCCAGCAAGAATCAGCTTGATAACTGCCTGTCATACATTGAGAAAGGCAAACAGGAGGGCGCTTCCCTTTTAATAGGAGGAGAAAAGCTGGAGAACGGAAAGTATCAAAACGGCTATTATGTTCAGCCTGCCATCTTTGACAATGTGACATCTGAGATGACAATTGCCCAGGAGGAAATTTTCGGTCCGGTGATCGCCTTGATCAAGGTGGACTCGATAGAGGAGGCGCTGAACATCGCCAATGATGTGAAGTTCGGTTTAAGTGCATCCATCTTCACGGAAAACATCGGCCGAATGCTTTCTTTCATTGATGAAATCGATGCCGGGCTGGTTCGGATCAATGCAGAAAGCGCAGGTGTTGAGCTGCAGGCGCCTTTTGGCGGCATGAAGCAGTCGAGCTCCCACTCCCGAGAACAGGGTGAGGCAGCGAAGGACTTTTTCACAGCGATCAAAACTGTTTTTGTGAAGCCGTAA
- the glnJ gene encoding two-component sensor histidine kinase [GlnL] for glutamine degradation (Evidence 1a: Function from experimental evidences in the studied strain; PubMedId: 11717295, 15995196, 17001076, 21435182, 23461034, 25691471; Product type rc : receptor), whose translation MLITVPLAGELKFYPLNEEFRVSFGAPVFFFFLSLLRHVPAVLPGFLTGAAVFIFRVFLELWGGGHNGLTPILYDQASGFFFYMTYACLFSILKANRFRERPIMLGFIGFMIEVVSDCVELTVQFLIFHTVVTPEKITDIAVIAISHTFIVMSFYSVLKLYETQSREKQTRQQHEHMLMIVSNLYEETVHLKKTLKTTEKVTNDSYQLYREMKGKDVQLSGRILRLAGEIHEVKKDNQRIFAGLSKLISNESLRDYMRASDLLQLVIRMNEKYAEALGKQIDFYCSIEGEHDEYHVFIVLSIINNLTANAVEAMDEEGMVSLRLRKPNESMVEFQVEDNGPGISEKIGDIVFDPGFTSKYDEFGTPSTGIGLSYVKEIVTELEGDITFDNQQRGVVFAIRLPVRHLIQKG comes from the coding sequence ATGCTGATTACGGTGCCGCTGGCCGGTGAACTGAAATTTTATCCCCTCAATGAAGAATTCCGGGTCAGCTTTGGGGCACCGGTTTTTTTCTTCTTTTTATCATTGTTGCGGCATGTGCCCGCTGTGCTGCCGGGTTTTCTGACTGGAGCGGCTGTTTTCATCTTTCGCGTCTTTCTGGAATTATGGGGCGGAGGACACAATGGGCTGACTCCGATTCTGTATGATCAAGCGTCTGGCTTTTTCTTTTATATGACTTACGCCTGTCTGTTTTCCATATTAAAGGCCAATCGTTTCCGTGAACGGCCGATTATGCTCGGTTTCATTGGGTTTATGATTGAAGTTGTGTCAGATTGTGTCGAGCTAACTGTGCAATTTCTCATTTTTCATACGGTTGTCACGCCTGAGAAAATCACTGACATTGCGGTGATTGCGATTTCTCACACATTTATTGTGATGAGCTTTTATAGTGTGCTGAAGCTGTATGAAACACAATCGAGAGAAAAACAGACAAGGCAGCAGCACGAGCACATGCTGATGATCGTTTCCAATTTATATGAAGAAACGGTGCACCTAAAAAAGACATTGAAAACGACAGAGAAAGTGACAAACGATTCGTATCAGCTCTATCGGGAAATGAAGGGCAAGGATGTTCAGCTGAGCGGCAGAATCCTGAGACTGGCCGGAGAGATTCATGAAGTGAAAAAGGACAACCAGCGGATATTCGCAGGGCTTTCAAAACTGATTTCGAATGAGAGTTTGAGAGATTATATGAGGGCTTCTGATTTGCTGCAGCTCGTGATTCGAATGAATGAAAAGTACGCTGAAGCACTAGGGAAGCAGATTGATTTTTACTGCTCGATCGAGGGAGAGCATGACGAATATCACGTATTTATCGTGCTTTCGATCATTAATAATCTAACAGCAAATGCGGTAGAGGCTATGGATGAAGAGGGAATGGTCAGCCTGAGGCTCCGTAAGCCAAATGAGAGTATGGTAGAATTCCAGGTGGAAGACAATGGCCCCGGGATTTCCGAGAAAATCGGAGACATTGTGTTTGACCCGGGCTTTACTTCAAAATATGACGAATTTGGCACGCCTTCTACGGGTATCGGACTTTCCTACGTAAAGGAAATCGTGACAGAGCTAGAAGGGGATATCACGTTTGATAATCAGCAGCGGGGAGTGGTGTTTGCCATCAGGCTGCCTGTCCGGCATTTGATTCAGAAAGGGTGA
- the glnL gene encoding two-component response regulator [GlnJ] for glutamine utilisation (Evidence 1a: Function from experimental evidences in the studied strain; PubMedId: 11717295, 15995196; Product type r: regulator): MRFFIADDDRAVRSILRQIIEDEDLGEAAGEADDGSQVEGHMLQFKQIDILLIDLLMPGRDGIETIRQIQNTYSGKIVMISQVEAKEMVGEAYSLGIEYFIHKPINRIEIVTVLQKVKERIELEHSIGAIQHSLSRLVNRTERKARPQQKSDSGLKEAGTFLLSELGMMGEGGAHDLMAVLQYLAEHEQSEPHEKQSPSLKQIFTQVAVRKLGTGASQTEVNREMKASEQRIRRAIIHSLHHFASLGTTDFSNPKFETYASKFFDFPVVSQKMKELQSKDAKPLAPARINMKKFIHVFFLEAKLLHETMKQRRI, from the coding sequence ATGCGTTTTTTTATTGCAGATGATGACCGTGCGGTGCGGTCAATTTTAAGGCAGATCATTGAGGACGAAGATCTCGGGGAAGCTGCTGGTGAAGCAGACGACGGAAGCCAAGTGGAAGGGCATATGCTGCAATTTAAGCAGATTGATATTTTATTAATCGATCTGTTAATGCCCGGAAGAGACGGCATTGAGACGATTCGTCAGATCCAGAATACGTACTCCGGCAAAATCGTAATGATCTCTCAAGTGGAGGCGAAGGAAATGGTCGGGGAAGCGTACTCGCTCGGCATCGAATATTTTATCCATAAGCCGATTAACCGCATTGAAATTGTCACGGTTCTCCAAAAGGTGAAGGAGCGGATCGAGCTTGAACACTCGATTGGAGCCATTCAGCATTCTCTAAGCCGGCTTGTCAATCGGACTGAACGGAAAGCGCGTCCCCAGCAGAAGAGTGACAGCGGTTTAAAAGAGGCAGGAACATTCCTGTTGTCCGAGCTGGGCATGATGGGAGAAGGCGGCGCACATGATCTCATGGCGGTCCTGCAGTATTTAGCAGAACACGAGCAATCCGAGCCGCACGAAAAACAAAGCCCTTCGCTAAAACAAATATTCACCCAAGTAGCGGTACGGAAGCTGGGGACAGGAGCCTCACAGACGGAAGTCAATCGCGAAATGAAAGCCTCGGAGCAGCGTATCCGCAGAGCGATTATTCATTCGCTGCACCATTTTGCTTCACTGGGCACAACTGATTTTTCGAATCCAAAATTTGAAACCTATGCATCGAAATTCTTTGATTTTCCGGTTGTCAGCCAGAAAATGAAAGAACTCCAATCCAAGGATGCAAAACCCCTTGCACCTGCTAGAATAAATATGAAAAAATTCATCCACGTGTTTTTTTTGGAAGCAAAGCTTTTGCATGAGACGATGAAACAAAGAAGGATATAA
- the gudP gene encoding glucarate transporter (Evidence 1a: Function from experimental evidences in the studied strain; PubMedId: 12044674, 15849754, 16850406; Product type t: transporter), producing the protein MKKDFASVTPAGKKTSVRWFIVFMLFLVTSINYADRATLSITGDSVQHDLGLDSVAMGYVFSAFGWAYVIGQLPGGWLLDRFGSKTIIALSIFFWSFFTLLQGAIGFFSAGTAIILLFALRFLVGLSEAPSFPGNGRVVASWFPSSERGTASAFFNSAQYFAIVIFSPLMGWLTHSFGWHSVFVVMGIAGILLAVIWLKTVYEPKKHPKVNEAELAYIEQGGGLISMDDSKSKQETESKWPYIKQLLTNRMLIGVYIAQYCITTLTYFFLTWFPVYLVQARGMSILEAGFVASLPALCGFAGGVLGGIVSDILLKKGRSLTFARKVPIIAGMLLSCSMIVCNYTDSAWLVVVIMSLAFFGKGFGALGWAVVSDTSPKECAGLSGGLFNTFGNIASITTPIIIGYIVNATGSFNGALVFVGANAIAAILSYLLLVGPIKRVVLKKQEQDPDQSLPV; encoded by the coding sequence ATGAAAAAAGACTTTGCGAGTGTTACTCCGGCGGGCAAAAAAACGTCCGTGCGCTGGTTCATCGTGTTTATGCTGTTTCTTGTGACCTCTATTAACTACGCGGATCGAGCGACGCTTTCCATCACCGGAGATTCCGTCCAGCACGATTTGGGATTGGACTCGGTCGCCATGGGATATGTCTTTTCTGCCTTTGGCTGGGCCTATGTCATCGGACAGCTTCCGGGCGGCTGGCTGCTGGACCGTTTTGGTTCAAAGACTATCATTGCGTTAAGCATCTTTTTCTGGTCGTTTTTTACGTTGCTGCAAGGGGCGATTGGCTTTTTCTCCGCCGGCACAGCGATTATCCTGCTGTTTGCACTGCGTTTTCTGGTTGGTTTATCAGAAGCGCCTTCATTTCCCGGAAACGGCAGAGTTGTTGCCTCATGGTTTCCAAGCTCCGAGCGCGGGACAGCTTCAGCCTTTTTTAATTCAGCACAATACTTCGCAATCGTCATTTTTTCTCCTTTAATGGGCTGGCTTACCCACTCTTTCGGCTGGCATTCCGTTTTCGTTGTCATGGGTATTGCAGGCATTCTTCTGGCTGTCATCTGGCTAAAAACGGTGTATGAACCGAAAAAACATCCGAAGGTTAATGAAGCTGAGCTTGCGTACATCGAACAGGGCGGCGGGCTGATTTCCATGGATGACAGTAAAAGCAAACAAGAAACAGAATCGAAATGGCCGTATATCAAACAGCTGTTAACGAACCGCATGCTGATTGGCGTGTACATCGCGCAATACTGTATTACGACTCTCACCTATTTCTTTCTCACATGGTTTCCGGTATATTTGGTTCAGGCCCGCGGCATGTCTATTCTTGAAGCTGGGTTTGTCGCTTCCCTGCCGGCGCTGTGCGGATTTGCCGGCGGCGTGCTTGGGGGCATTGTGTCAGACATCTTACTCAAAAAAGGCCGTTCACTGACCTTTGCAAGAAAAGTGCCAATCATTGCCGGCATGCTGCTGTCTTGCAGTATGATTGTCTGTAACTACACAGATTCAGCATGGCTCGTCGTTGTCATTATGTCGCTCGCGTTTTTCGGAAAAGGCTTCGGCGCATTGGGTTGGGCTGTCGTGTCGGACACGTCTCCGAAAGAATGTGCAGGATTAAGCGGCGGTTTGTTCAACACTTTCGGGAATATTGCCTCAATTACAACACCGATTATTATCGGATACATTGTCAATGCCACTGGATCTTTCAATGGCGCGCTTGTGTTTGTCGGCGCTAACGCGATTGCGGCGATCCTCAGCTATTTGCTGCTGGTCGGGCCGATCAAACGGGTCGTGTTAAAGAAACAAGAACAAGACCCCGATCAATCGTTGCCTGTCTAA
- the kdgD gene encoding 5-dehydro-4-deoxyglucarate dehydratase (Evidence 2a: Function from experimental evidences in other organisms; PubMedId: 12044674; Product type e : enzyme), whose protein sequence is MSRIRKAPAGILGFPVAPFNTQGKLEEEALFQNIEFLLNEGLEAIFIACGSGEFQSLSQKEYEQMVEVAVSAAGGKVPVYTGVGGNLSTALDWAQLSEKKGADGYLILPPYLVHGEQEGLYQYAKTIIESTDLNAILYQRDNAVLSVEQIKRLTECEQLVGVKDGVGNMDLNINLVYTIGDRLGWLNGMPMAEVTMPAYLPIGFHSYSSAISNYIPHISRMFYDALKNGNDELVKELYRHVILPINDIRKQRKGYAVSLIKAGMEIMGLNVRNTARPPVGPVEKDHYQQLEAILKQAADRFPKKAATV, encoded by the coding sequence ATGAGCCGTATCAGAAAAGCACCCGCTGGAATTTTAGGTTTTCCGGTTGCTCCTTTTAACACACAAGGAAAACTGGAGGAAGAAGCTCTTTTTCAAAACATTGAGTTTTTGCTGAATGAGGGCTTGGAAGCGATATTTATCGCTTGCGGGTCTGGTGAATTCCAATCTCTCAGCCAGAAGGAATATGAGCAAATGGTGGAAGTCGCAGTCTCGGCAGCCGGAGGAAAGGTGCCGGTCTACACGGGGGTGGGCGGCAACCTCAGCACAGCGCTTGATTGGGCGCAGCTGTCGGAGAAAAAAGGCGCCGACGGCTACTTGATTCTGCCTCCGTATTTGGTGCATGGCGAACAGGAGGGGCTGTACCAGTATGCGAAAACGATTATTGAAAGCACTGACTTGAACGCGATTCTTTATCAGCGCGATAACGCAGTTCTCTCTGTTGAACAGATCAAACGTCTGACCGAATGTGAACAGCTTGTCGGTGTCAAAGACGGGGTAGGAAATATGGATTTGAATATCAATCTCGTCTATACGATCGGCGACCGCTTGGGATGGCTCAACGGAATGCCGATGGCTGAAGTGACGATGCCGGCTTATCTGCCGATCGGGTTCCACTCTTACTCTTCAGCGATTTCAAATTATATCCCGCATATTTCGCGAATGTTCTATGATGCATTGAAAAACGGAAATGACGAGCTTGTGAAGGAACTCTATCGGCATGTGATTCTGCCGATCAACGACATTCGCAAACAACGAAAAGGCTACGCCGTATCCTTGATTAAAGCCGGTATGGAAATCATGGGTTTGAATGTAAGGAATACAGCCAGACCGCCTGTCGGCCCGGTTGAAAAAGATCATTATCAGCAATTGGAAGCAATTTTGAAGCAGGCGGCTGACCGTTTTCCGAAAAAAGCCGCGACGGTTTGA
- the gudD gene encoding glucarate dehydratase (Evidence 2a: Function from experimental evidences in other organisms; PubMedId: 9772161, 12044674; Product type e: enzyme), producing MSSPIQEQVQKEKRSNIPSISEMKVIPVAGHDSMLLNLSGAHSPFFTRNIVILTDSSGNQGVGEVPGGEHIRRTLELSEPLVVGKSIGAYQAILQTVRKQFGDQDRGGRGNQTFDLRTTVHAVTALEAALLDLLGKFLQEPVAALLGEGKQRDEVKMLGYLFYIGDRNRTTLPYQSDEQSDCAWFRLRHEEALTPEAIVRLAESAQERYGFQDFKLKGGVLRGEEEIEAVTALSKRFPEARITLDPNGAWSLEEAIALCKGKQDVLAYAEDPCGDENGYSAREVMAEFRRATGLPTATNMIATDWREMGHAIQLHAVDIPLADPHFWTMQGSVRVAQMCHDWGLTWGSHSNNHFDISLAMFTHVAAAAPGRITAIDTHWIWQDGQRLTKQPFEISSGCVKVPDKPGLGVDIDMEQVEKAHEIYRKMNLGARNDAIPMQFLISNWEFDRKRPCLVR from the coding sequence ATGAGTTCACCGATACAAGAGCAGGTTCAAAAAGAAAAAAGATCGAATATTCCCTCAATTTCTGAAATGAAGGTGATTCCTGTTGCGGGACATGACAGCATGCTGCTGAATCTAAGCGGAGCACACAGCCCGTTTTTTACCCGGAATATCGTAATCTTAACAGACAGCAGCGGAAATCAGGGAGTCGGCGAGGTGCCTGGCGGAGAGCATATTCGCCGCACACTGGAGCTGTCAGAGCCGCTTGTTGTCGGAAAATCTATCGGTGCGTACCAGGCGATATTGCAAACGGTCAGAAAGCAGTTTGGCGATCAGGACAGGGGAGGGCGAGGAAACCAGACGTTTGATTTGCGCACCACTGTGCACGCCGTCACCGCACTGGAAGCGGCTTTGTTGGATTTGCTTGGAAAGTTTCTTCAGGAACCGGTCGCGGCTTTGCTGGGCGAAGGGAAGCAGCGTGATGAAGTAAAAATGCTCGGTTACCTCTTTTACATCGGCGACCGAAATCGGACGACCTTGCCGTATCAAAGCGATGAGCAGTCAGATTGTGCGTGGTTCCGTCTGCGCCATGAGGAAGCGCTGACGCCGGAGGCCATTGTGCGTCTTGCCGAATCCGCACAGGAGCGCTATGGCTTTCAGGATTTCAAATTGAAAGGCGGGGTGCTGCGGGGAGAAGAGGAAATCGAAGCTGTTACCGCATTATCGAAACGTTTTCCAGAGGCAAGGATCACTCTTGATCCGAACGGGGCATGGTCATTAGAGGAAGCTATTGCATTATGCAAAGGAAAGCAAGATGTGCTCGCGTATGCGGAAGATCCATGCGGGGATGAGAATGGCTACTCCGCTCGTGAAGTAATGGCTGAATTCCGCCGCGCGACAGGGCTTCCGACTGCGACAAATATGATTGCGACTGACTGGCGGGAAATGGGTCACGCGATTCAGCTCCACGCGGTCGATATACCGCTGGCTGATCCGCATTTTTGGACGATGCAAGGGTCGGTGCGGGTTGCGCAAATGTGCCATGATTGGGGTTTGACATGGGGCTCGCACTCCAACAACCACTTTGATATTTCCCTTGCGATGTTTACCCATGTGGCAGCAGCGGCTCCGGGGCGGATCACGGCGATTGATACCCATTGGATCTGGCAGGACGGGCAGCGATTAACGAAACAGCCTTTTGAGATTTCTTCTGGCTGTGTCAAGGTGCCGGATAAGCCTGGACTAGGCGTCGATATTGATATGGAACAAGTGGAAAAAGCGCATGAGATCTATCGGAAAATGAATTTAGGCGCACGGAATGATGCGATCCCAATGCAGTTCCTGATCAGCAACTGGGAATTTGACCGGAAGCGCCCGTGTCTTGTGCGATAA
- the garR gene encoding transcriptional regulator (GntR family) (Evidence 1a: Function from experimental evidences in the studied strain; PubMedId: 12044674; Product type r: regulator) has product MYEGLEDLKVDTVNRKTLAKQVIERIVHLLSSGQLRAGDKLPTEMELMDILHVSRPVLREALSSLETLGVITRKTRGGTYFNDKIGMQPFSVMLALATDNLPAIIEARMALELGLVTIAAEKINEEELQRLQKTIDDIANSTDNHYGEADKEFHRIIALSANNPVVEGMIQSLLITHAKIDSQIPYRERDVTVEYHKKIYDALAKRDPYKAHYHMYEHLKFVRDKILKGMDEK; this is encoded by the coding sequence GTGTACGAAGGTTTAGAGGATTTGAAAGTCGATACAGTCAATCGGAAAACATTAGCCAAGCAGGTCATCGAACGGATTGTCCATTTATTATCGAGCGGACAGTTGAGGGCCGGAGACAAATTGCCGACAGAAATGGAACTGATGGACATTTTGCATGTCAGCAGGCCGGTGCTACGGGAAGCACTCAGTTCACTTGAAACGCTGGGCGTCATTACGAGAAAAACACGAGGGGGCACATATTTCAACGATAAAATCGGCATGCAGCCATTTTCCGTCATGCTTGCTTTGGCCACTGATAATCTTCCGGCTATCATTGAAGCGCGGATGGCGCTAGAACTCGGGCTCGTGACAATTGCCGCGGAAAAAATCAATGAGGAAGAGCTTCAGCGTTTGCAGAAGACGATCGACGATATTGCCAACAGCACTGACAATCATTATGGTGAAGCGGATAAAGAGTTCCATCGAATTATTGCGTTAAGCGCCAATAACCCCGTCGTTGAAGGGATGATTCAGTCCCTGCTGATCACCCATGCGAAAATTGACAGCCAAATTCCGTACAGGGAGAGAGATGTAACGGTCGAATATCACAAAAAAATCTACGACGCCCTTGCCAAAAGAGATCCGTACAAAGCACATTACCACATGTATGAGCATCTGAAATTTGTCCGTGACAAAATTCTAAAAGGAATGGATGAAAAATAA